In Temnothorax longispinosus isolate EJ_2023e chromosome 10, Tlon_JGU_v1, whole genome shotgun sequence, a single window of DNA contains:
- the Gyg gene encoding uncharacterized protein Gyg isoform X4, translating to MGGYAWVTLATNDAYSLGALVLAHSLRRVGTRHDLACLVTPGVTATMREKLAAVFSLVQEVNVLDSKDEANLALLARPELGITFTKLHCWRLTQYEKCVFVDADTLVIRNCDELFEREELSAAPDVGWPDCFNSGVFVFRPSQQTFASITAFAAAKGSFDGGDQGLLNMYFSDWASKDISKHLPFIYNMCSTATYSYLPAFKQFGDDVRIIHFIGITKPWLQYFDTLTGTVEPPPGAAHLQPLLQLWWNIFCERVHPQLSPSMATSTLAPIWHAFAPRSYVPPYPKISDCSDATNGNTYNSRIPDFSEFKDPWEGYSPQNDPPSTDNSAPSDKGGNCYCGVKYEEEANVVRQSDHNATQHNQQFYCEQQHSSYTPIQTYDQHREHATSYSGENRNQEHSVQHTEPHNWQQHSEHHVEQHQHNEQWTEQRHHHVQHQHHEQQHYNEQRRYSEQHQQFHQHDCHRNKADDHHQHQSVQELQPADVRHESHAQHHASGNNQASHQSVHYLSQIVSHNESHAQHDKNSEQALEAANNKADTRRIDFLPPPPAPCTDLHNVATRSDPNVTEHLDNANAGIAGALAQITLGEARSAEQVALEEHMRKQSWEQGQIDYMGRDSFDNIWKKICSTLSIAPQRQPTPPKEDTAALETTVIEAAAKETAVEKTADAPADVKVDKPAGNHMS from the exons ATGGGCG GATATGCATGGGTTACACTGGCTACGAACGATGCCTACTCCCTGGGCGCGCTGGTCCTGGCGCACTCGCTACGTCGGGTCGGCACCAGGCACGACTTGGCCTGCCTGGTCACTCCCGGAGTTACGGCGACCATGAG GGAAAAATTGGCGGCAGTATTCTCCTTGGTGCAGGAAGTCAATGTTCTCGACTCGAAGGACGAGGCGAACCTGGCCTTGTTAGCTAGACCAGAGTTGGGCATCACGTTTACCAAGTTGCACTGTTGGAGGCTAACTCAGTACGAGAAGTGTGTATTCGTTGACGCAGACACGCTT GTCATACGAAATTGCGATGAGTTATTTGAGCGAGAGGAATTATCGGCCGCGCCTGATGTCGGCTGGCCTGACTGCTTTAATTCCGGAGTATTTGTGTTCAGACCGTCTCAACAAACGTTCGCGTCAATCACCGCGTTCGCCGCCGCCAAGGGCTCGTTCGACGGCGGCGATCAAGGCTTATTGAACATGTACTTCAGCGACTGGGCCAGTAAGGACATCTCCAAACATCTACCGTTCATCTACAACATGTGTTCCACCGCGACGTACTCCTACCTTCCCGCATTTAAACA ATTCGGCGACGACGTGagaataatacactttatcGGCATAACGAAACCGTGGTTACAGTATTTCGATACCCTGACCGGTACCGTCGAGCCACCACCTGGAGCGGCACATTTGCAACCGCTGTTGCAATTGTGGTGGAACATATTCTGCGAGCGAGTGCATCCCCAACTGTCGCCCTCGATG GCCACCAGCACATTGGCTCCAATTTGGCACGCATTTGCTCCTCGGTCCTATGTACCCCCCTATCCCAAGATCTCCGATTGCTCCGACGCAACAAACGGCAACACGTACAACTCTCGGATTCCGGATTTCTCCGAATTTAAAGATCCCTGGGAAGGGTACTCCCCGCAAAACGATCCGCCTTCGACCGACAATAGCGCACCGAGTGACAAGGGCGGAAACTGTTACTGCGGAGTTAAATACGAGGAAGAAGCGAATGTTGTTCGTCAAAGTGATCACAATGCAACTCAACATAATCAACAATTTTACTGCGAGCAACAGCACTCTTCCTACACGCCCATTCAAACGTATGATCAACATCGAGAACATGCGACTTCTTACTCCGGAGAGAATCGCAATCAAGAGCATTCTGTACAGCACACTGAACCTCATAATTGGCAGCAACACAGCGAACATCACGTTGAACAGCACCAGCATAATGAACAATGGACTGAACAGAGACATCATCATGTGCAACATCAGCATCACGAGCAGCAACATTACAACGAGCAGAGACGATACAGCGAGCAGCACCAGCAGTTTCATCAACATGATTGTCACAGAAATAAAGCGGATGATCATCATCAGCATCAATCAGTTCAAGAATTGCAGCCTGCCGACGTGAGGCACGAGAGTCACGCGCAGCACCACGCCAGTGGTAATAATCAAGCTAGTCATCAAAGTGTACATTATCTGAGTCAAATTGTTTCTCATAATGAGTCTCATGCGCAGCACGACAAGAATAGTGAGCAGGCGTTAGAAGCTGCGAATAATAAAGCGGACACGCGGAGAATCGAtttccttcctcctcctcccgcACCTTGTACAGATCTCCACAATGTAGCCACGCGATCTGACCCGAATGTAACGGAACATCTAGACAATGCAAAT GCGGGTATCGCTGGTGCTCTGGCTCAAATAACGTTGGGCGAAGCGAGGAGCGCCGAGCAAGTAGCCCTGGAGGAGCACATGAGGAAGCAGAGCTGGGAACAAGGACAGATCGACTACATGGGTCGCGACAGCTTTGACAACATATGGAAGAAGATCTGCTCGACGCTCTCCA